The Mucilaginibacter terrenus genome has a segment encoding these proteins:
- a CDS encoding YetF domain-containing protein: MQPDQIKLEDWKRILIGDVPSSFFLELVIRSIIIFLLLLFSMRLMGKRMSGLLSRNELVAMVSLAAAVGIPLTAPDRGILPAFIIALVVVFIQRWISARAMSNSDFEQFALGKMDVLVKDGVIDLKRMEKVRVSRERLVAQLRSQGVKQLGTVKRLFMEANGSFTLIRTENSTPGLTLLPHWDKEFNDRLKHHQELTTCENCGLTIKTEEKPEKCPHCGSHDWTTAVE; this comes from the coding sequence ATGCAGCCAGATCAGATTAAGTTAGAAGACTGGAAACGCATATTGATTGGCGATGTTCCATCAAGCTTTTTTTTAGAGTTAGTTATACGGTCCATTATTATTTTTTTACTGTTGCTGTTTTCTATGCGATTGATGGGCAAACGCATGAGCGGTCTGTTAAGCCGCAACGAATTGGTGGCCATGGTATCGTTGGCTGCTGCTGTTGGCATTCCTTTAACTGCGCCGGATCGCGGCATTTTACCTGCGTTTATAATCGCACTGGTAGTAGTTTTTATCCAACGATGGATTTCCGCGAGGGCGATGTCCAACTCAGACTTTGAGCAGTTTGCACTTGGGAAAATGGATGTGCTGGTTAAAGATGGCGTGATAGACCTGAAACGGATGGAAAAGGTGAGAGTTTCCCGCGAACGTTTGGTAGCGCAATTACGTTCACAAGGGGTAAAACAACTCGGCACTGTTAAACGGCTTTTCATGGAGGCAAATGGTTCTTTTACCTTGATCCGCACGGAGAATAGCACTCCGGGGCTTACGTTGCTCCCGCATTGGGACAAAGAGTTTAATGACCGCCTTAAGCATCATCAGGAGTTGACTACCTGCGAAAATTGCGGACTAACTATAAAAACTGAAGAAAAGCCGGAAAAATGTCCGCACTGTGGTTCACACGATTGGACTACTGCGGTTGAATAA
- a CDS encoding GNAT family N-acetyltransferase, which produces MIKLEYFTPNDFQLLIDWINNEDLLMNWAGTQFRFPLTPDKLNWYIEDANDFNDSDVMIYKAVDEESGKTVGHVSLTALNRRNRSARITRVLVGNTGERGRGLGEQITRAVMKIGFEDFHLHRMSLGVYDFNQPAIRCYKKCGFQVDGVLRDISRQGDTFWSLMEMSILENEWRELNQHEEITTL; this is translated from the coding sequence ATGATTAAATTAGAATACTTCACACCGAATGATTTTCAGTTGCTGATAGACTGGATAAACAACGAAGATTTGCTGATGAACTGGGCGGGTACACAGTTTCGTTTTCCGCTTACGCCTGATAAACTGAACTGGTACATAGAGGACGCTAATGATTTCAATGATTCTGACGTTATGATCTATAAAGCTGTTGATGAAGAGAGCGGCAAGACGGTAGGCCATGTCTCATTAACTGCCTTGAACCGCCGCAACAGGTCTGCACGTATTACCAGGGTGCTTGTAGGCAATACCGGAGAGCGGGGGAGAGGCCTGGGCGAACAGATTACCCGGGCTGTTATGAAAATCGGATTTGAAGATTTCCATCTCCACCGGATGAGCCTTGGCGTTTACGATTTCAACCAGCCTGCTATACGTTGCTATAAAAAATGCGGCTTTCAGGTGGATGGCGTGCTGCGCGACATCAGCCGGCAGGGTGATACGTTTTGGAGCCTGATGGAAATGAGCATACTCGAAAACGAATGGCGCGAGCTCAATCAACATGAAGAAATAACAACTTTGTAA
- a CDS encoding BON domain-containing protein yields MNIIKAFKASSARLSAILVLTGLMVSAGCTTTDKDIKAEITQLAKTDVNFADVKYTVEDKRVTLTGSCPSKKSKDEVEKIIKGIRVVKDVVSRLQIAPVTLTNAFPIKQGVDSILAGYPTVIADVSETEVTLSGKITKPEVVPLLTAIRKLNPPTINNKLQVK; encoded by the coding sequence ATGAATATAATTAAAGCGTTTAAAGCCTCTTCAGCCCGTCTATCAGCCATTCTCGTACTTACGGGTTTAATGGTGTCTGCTGGTTGTACCACCACCGATAAGGACATTAAAGCAGAGATCACCCAACTAGCTAAAACAGATGTTAATTTTGCCGATGTAAAGTACACTGTTGAAGATAAAAGAGTAACGCTTACAGGAAGCTGCCCTTCAAAAAAGTCGAAGGATGAGGTAGAAAAAATAATAAAGGGAATACGTGTTGTAAAAGATGTGGTTAGCCGGTTACAAATAGCGCCGGTTACGCTAACTAACGCTTTCCCCATAAAGCAAGGTGTAGATAGCATATTAGCGGGGTACCCCACAGTAATAGCTGATGTAAGCGAAACGGAAGTAACCCTGTCCGGCAAAATCACAAAGCCGGAAGTAGTTCCGCTTTTAACCGCTATCCGAAAATTGAATCCGCCCACTATTAACAACAAGCTTCAGGTAAAATAA
- a CDS encoding EthD family reductase, which produces MKIIAIISFLILTSGYAAFSQEKQNSDTKERNMAVAEKGLIKVTVMYPYAEGKKFDIGYYETKHMPMVAGFLGSNLVKYTIEKGLANGMPNQPLPFAAIGTFYIRNLKDYQSAVGPHRDAIRADFANYTDIVPTILVSEVVR; this is translated from the coding sequence ATGAAGATTATAGCCATTATCTCCTTTTTGATTTTAACATCCGGTTATGCCGCATTTAGTCAGGAAAAGCAAAATAGTGACACCAAAGAGCGCAATATGGCTGTTGCTGAGAAGGGCTTGATCAAAGTAACGGTTATGTACCCATACGCAGAAGGCAAAAAGTTTGATATAGGGTATTATGAAACTAAGCATATGCCTATGGTTGCCGGTTTTCTTGGATCAAACCTGGTGAAATATACAATTGAAAAAGGATTGGCCAATGGCATGCCCAATCAACCATTACCCTTTGCAGCAATCGGAACGTTTTACATCAGGAACCTTAAAGATTATCAATCAGCTGTTGGTCCACATAGAGACGCTATCAGAGCCGATTTTGCCAATTACACGGATATAGTTCCTACAATTTTGGTAAGTGAAGTTGTAAGATAA
- a CDS encoding family 1 glycosylhydrolase, with protein MALENPVDIWGGLECTINRVKDAYHDQFEFGGHYKRENDIDLIGSLGIKMLRYPVLWEKHQPVKSGAIDWGFTDRKLTRLKELNIEPIAGLVHHGSGPLHVNFFDGSFEEGVAKYAKAVAERFPWLEYYTPVNEPLTTARFCGLYGHWYPHMADELSFYKILLSECKATVMAMAAIRKINPDAKLVQTEDLGKTYSTPLLQYQADFENERRWASYELLCGTLTPDKVMYRQMLAVGIPESELQYFLANNCRPHVAGFNYYITSERYLDEKLNTYPNQYHGGNGIHAYADIEIVKAATELEWGPDKLLNEAWGRLGLPMAITECHLHSTREEQMRWFHEMWETVNRLKAEGLDIRAITVWAIFGLHGWNQLVTEPYGDYEPGVFNLSSGYPRPTALARLIRVLTKRKVYYHPVLETEGWWKRGDRLQYSFDNILPLKNIKHIPKCQPVLIIGKSGTLGNAFSIVCDERNIHHFLLSREDVDITDSETVEQIIEDYNPWAIINATGYVDVAAAEDDREACFRSNYEGPGVLAAQCAKHAIKLLTFSSGLVFDGAKQLPYVESDAVSPLNVYGESKARGEEVVLANNPNSLVVRTCNFFGPWDDSSFVAKTITDLKEGRTVVAASDVFVSPTYVPDLIHISLDLMLDNENGVYHVASTGRITWAELAFKIAEMTGLDASLIKPTPLKQMNLKVRMPKSNVLQSEKGVKLPTLESALRHYVDVTGNSYLGNIMAV; from the coding sequence ATGGCTTTAGAAAACCCGGTTGATATATGGGGCGGTTTAGAATGTACTATAAACCGCGTTAAAGACGCATATCACGATCAGTTTGAATTTGGGGGGCATTATAAAAGGGAGAATGATATTGATTTGATTGGGTCTTTGGGTATAAAAATGCTCCGGTACCCTGTTCTTTGGGAGAAACACCAACCTGTTAAGAGTGGTGCTATAGATTGGGGCTTTACTGACAGGAAACTAACCCGTTTAAAGGAACTTAATATAGAACCGATAGCCGGATTGGTACACCACGGGAGTGGTCCGCTGCACGTTAACTTTTTTGATGGAAGCTTTGAGGAGGGTGTCGCTAAGTATGCTAAGGCAGTGGCTGAGCGCTTCCCTTGGCTGGAATATTACACACCAGTTAATGAGCCTTTAACTACCGCAAGGTTTTGCGGGCTTTATGGGCATTGGTACCCGCATATGGCAGATGAGCTTAGCTTTTATAAGATACTGCTGAGCGAATGTAAAGCAACCGTAATGGCTATGGCAGCCATACGGAAAATTAACCCTGATGCTAAATTAGTACAAACAGAAGACCTGGGCAAAACTTATAGCACACCATTGCTGCAATACCAGGCAGACTTTGAAAACGAGCGCCGTTGGGCATCATATGAACTTCTATGCGGTACCTTAACACCTGACAAAGTTATGTATCGGCAGATGTTGGCGGTTGGCATACCAGAAAGCGAATTACAGTACTTCCTTGCGAATAATTGCCGGCCGCATGTTGCCGGGTTTAATTACTACATTACCTCGGAAAGGTACCTCGATGAAAAGTTGAACACTTACCCCAACCAGTACCATGGGGGAAATGGGATACATGCGTATGCAGATATTGAAATAGTGAAGGCAGCCACCGAACTTGAATGGGGACCAGATAAACTGCTGAACGAGGCATGGGGACGGCTTGGTTTACCAATGGCAATTACAGAGTGCCATTTACATAGTACGCGCGAGGAGCAGATGCGCTGGTTTCATGAAATGTGGGAAACCGTTAACAGACTTAAAGCAGAGGGGCTGGACATAAGAGCGATTACTGTTTGGGCGATATTTGGCCTGCACGGATGGAACCAACTGGTTACCGAACCTTACGGCGATTATGAGCCCGGCGTTTTCAACTTAAGTTCGGGCTATCCAAGACCGACGGCACTCGCGCGATTGATCAGAGTGCTTACAAAACGTAAAGTTTATTATCACCCTGTTTTGGAAACAGAGGGTTGGTGGAAACGCGGAGACAGGTTGCAATATAGCTTTGACAATATTCTACCTTTAAAGAATATTAAACATATCCCAAAGTGTCAGCCTGTACTTATCATAGGCAAATCGGGCACACTGGGCAATGCTTTCAGTATAGTTTGCGATGAAAGGAACATACACCATTTCTTGTTAAGCAGGGAAGATGTTGATATTACAGACTCTGAAACTGTAGAGCAGATTATTGAAGATTATAACCCATGGGCAATTATAAACGCGACAGGCTACGTAGACGTTGCTGCTGCAGAAGATGATCGTGAGGCTTGTTTCAGATCTAACTACGAAGGCCCTGGGGTATTAGCAGCGCAATGTGCAAAGCACGCTATAAAACTGCTCACTTTTTCTTCCGGGCTTGTTTTTGACGGTGCTAAACAATTACCTTATGTAGAGAGCGACGCTGTTTCTCCGTTGAATGTTTACGGCGAAAGTAAAGCCAGGGGCGAAGAGGTTGTATTAGCTAACAACCCAAATTCCTTAGTTGTGCGCACCTGTAACTTTTTTGGCCCATGGGATGATAGCAGCTTTGTTGCAAAAACAATTACCGACCTTAAAGAAGGCAGGACCGTTGTGGCCGCAAGCGATGTTTTTGTATCGCCTACTTACGTGCCCGATCTTATACATATCAGCCTGGATTTGATGCTTGATAACGAGAATGGCGTATACCATGTTGCCAGCACCGGACGTATTACCTGGGCCGAACTCGCTTTTAAAATAGCAGAGATGACCGGCCTGGATGCTAGCCTGATAAAACCAACCCCACTTAAACAGATGAACTTGAAGGTAAGAATGCCGAAAAGCAACGTATTGCAGAGTGAAAAAGGCGTAAAACTACCTACTCTTGAAAGTGCCTTGCGGCATTATGTAGATGTCACCGGAAACAGCTACCTGGGCAATATAATGGCTGTTTAA
- a CDS encoding hybrid sensor histidine kinase/response regulator transcription factor yields the protein MRKLILTALGVLLSMCNFAQTTPNRKVIKYSLKDGLSFGFVNSIIQDNKGFMWFATADGLNRFDGINFKVYKYDPTKPEGLPGNYLEMMFKDPQEEIWVSTRRGLFKFNTSTEQFTPFYLTGNPADRINSVNHISVADKNTLWFSCNNLGMFSYNKNTRQIKEFSKRNVPAMSNNSISMSLQDSHGLLWLAEQGGTLSVYHVKSGVILSKATEVDASRVKAGRLNAICEDHNQNVWIGTSQGLAYYVRNENKFYLINGPKHHLRSNYFYSLLEDSQKNLLIGLQDGGLYKLDLQELQKTTPEKIGIEPVRSEDNYNITERTIQSLYQDKDNNVWAGTYGDGIYMVSSVPEKFMKFQTKQTSGYSTSLLRYYGMCLDADGLLWLGSDGDGIYKKNLNGDVLKHYYADGKNGSLTNNAILCAAKDNANNLWFGSYEQGLFRYDKPTDKFINFTHSGGNPASLCSNDVRVIYPDSHNSLWIGTNGGGISRMAGNGNTFINYNNGNSSLGSNNIRAICEDNDGNLFIGTYGSGLWYYDRVKDKFSNISADKQMAEYLPSRVIYSLKMYPGNKLLIGTEDDGLLFFDIKTKSLSRITEANGLANNTINAIQPDEDYNIWASTNKGISKIDVNGKIVNYDASNGLQTGHFSPNAVMYSLKDKFICFGGTEGYNIFFPQQVKTSSFKPNIVITALQLFGKEVEVGKKDNILTEVVADARQITLKPDQSVFSIQYAALNYAYTDKSEFAYQLEGLDKSWNYVKNQKSATYRYLNPGTYNFKVKAANQDGVWFDNYTSLKIVILPPWYKTWWAYLCYFVIGAVLVYYYLRYKSNQARLKYEIRIANISAEKEKELVEKKLSFFTNISHEFRTPLTLIINPVKEMIANNNDETDNINNLHLIYRNSRRLLSLVDHLLLFRKADTDGDKLKVVKLNFVNLCREVFLCFSFQAKTKNINFNLECSLETIELYADREKMEIVLFNLLSNAIKFTPKGGSVCCTLTEDEKGVNLYIKDSGAGIPPGTGDQLFDRFYQVQDAAQSQPGFGIGLYLVKMFINSHKGAISYESKPGDGTTFKIELLKGKEHFGSAFVFEDVVETSVFLDELMDFNEPETVVLESINTVKVNTYDTLLAAKNTMLIIEDNLQIRQYVKQIFQAEFEVFEADNGLDGFEMASKLIPSIIICDVMMDGISGIELCSRVKEDVALNNIPVILLTASTLPEIRLKGIEGGADDYITKPFEKEVLIARVHGLLRNKENLHKYFYNEITFKTNDFKISADYKEFLEKCIKIVEEHLEDRDFCIKDVADRIGMSHSNFYKKIKCISGSSANEFIRFVRLRKSAELMITTDCSVAEAAYKVGINDKKYFREKFSKLFGLNPSDYIKKFRQPYHNQNVRSIANSRRNS from the coding sequence ATGAGAAAACTTATACTAACTGCACTTGGTGTATTGCTTAGCATGTGCAATTTTGCGCAAACCACACCCAACAGAAAGGTTATAAAGTACTCGCTAAAAGATGGCCTTTCCTTCGGTTTTGTAAACAGCATTATACAAGATAATAAAGGTTTTATGTGGTTTGCTACCGCAGATGGCCTAAACCGGTTTGATGGCATAAATTTTAAAGTTTACAAGTACGACCCAACTAAACCAGAAGGCCTTCCGGGAAACTATCTTGAAATGATGTTTAAAGATCCGCAGGAAGAAATATGGGTATCAACCCGCCGCGGCTTGTTTAAGTTTAATACCAGTACCGAGCAATTTACCCCATTCTACTTAACGGGTAATCCGGCTGACCGCATCAATAGCGTTAATCACATTTCTGTTGCTGATAAAAATACTTTATGGTTTTCGTGCAACAACCTGGGCATGTTCTCTTACAACAAAAACACCCGGCAAATAAAGGAATTTAGCAAGCGCAACGTGCCCGCCATGTCCAACAATAGCATAAGTATGTCACTCCAGGATTCGCACGGGCTGTTATGGCTGGCAGAACAGGGTGGCACATTATCTGTTTATCATGTAAAAAGCGGCGTAATCTTAAGTAAAGCAACGGAAGTTGATGCAAGCAGGGTAAAAGCCGGGCGTTTAAACGCCATCTGCGAAGATCATAATCAAAATGTCTGGATAGGCACCAGCCAGGGCCTCGCCTATTACGTCCGCAACGAGAATAAATTTTATTTAATCAACGGCCCAAAACATCATCTCCGCAGCAACTATTTCTATTCGCTTTTAGAAGACAGCCAAAAAAATCTGCTTATTGGTTTGCAGGATGGTGGCTTGTATAAACTGGACCTGCAAGAGCTGCAAAAGACCACTCCCGAAAAAATTGGCATAGAACCGGTAAGATCAGAAGACAACTACAACATTACCGAGCGGACAATCCAGTCGTTATACCAGGATAAGGACAATAACGTTTGGGCGGGCACCTACGGCGACGGCATTTACATGGTGAGCAGCGTACCGGAAAAATTTATGAAGTTTCAAACCAAGCAAACCAGCGGCTACAGCACCAGCCTGCTGAGATACTACGGTATGTGCCTTGATGCTGATGGTTTGTTATGGCTGGGCAGCGATGGAGACGGCATTTACAAAAAGAACCTTAACGGAGATGTTTTAAAGCATTATTATGCCGACGGCAAAAACGGCTCGTTAACCAACAACGCAATACTATGCGCGGCAAAAGACAACGCGAATAACCTATGGTTTGGCTCGTATGAGCAGGGATTGTTTAGGTACGACAAACCTACAGACAAGTTCATCAACTTTACACACAGCGGCGGCAACCCGGCCAGTTTGTGTTCCAATGATGTTAGGGTGATATACCCTGATTCACACAATAGCTTGTGGATAGGTACAAATGGTGGTGGCATAAGCCGGATGGCAGGCAATGGAAATACCTTTATAAACTACAACAACGGCAACAGCTCTTTAGGGAGCAACAACATTAGGGCTATCTGCGAAGACAACGACGGCAACTTGTTTATAGGCACTTATGGCTCGGGGTTGTGGTATTACGACAGGGTTAAAGATAAGTTCTCCAATATTTCTGCTGATAAACAGATGGCTGAATATCTGCCAAGCAGGGTAATATATTCTTTGAAGATGTATCCTGGTAACAAATTGCTTATCGGCACAGAAGACGATGGCCTGCTTTTTTTCGATATTAAAACAAAAAGCCTGAGCCGTATCACCGAAGCTAACGGATTGGCCAACAATACCATTAATGCTATACAGCCTGATGAAGATTACAATATTTGGGCAAGCACCAACAAAGGCATCTCCAAAATAGATGTTAACGGTAAAATAGTCAACTATGATGCCTCTAACGGGTTACAAACCGGCCACTTTAGCCCTAATGCGGTGATGTACAGCCTTAAGGATAAGTTTATTTGTTTTGGCGGTACCGAAGGCTACAACATCTTTTTTCCACAACAGGTAAAAACCAGCAGCTTTAAACCAAATATTGTGATTACAGCCCTTCAGCTATTTGGCAAAGAAGTAGAGGTTGGTAAGAAGGACAACATCCTGACGGAGGTAGTTGCCGACGCGAGGCAAATAACCCTGAAGCCCGATCAGTCTGTATTCTCTATACAGTACGCTGCGTTAAATTATGCCTATACTGATAAAAGTGAATTTGCGTACCAACTGGAGGGGCTTGACAAAAGCTGGAACTATGTAAAAAACCAAAAGTCTGCTACTTACCGGTACCTTAACCCGGGCACTTACAATTTTAAGGTCAAGGCAGCTAATCAGGACGGGGTATGGTTTGATAATTATACGTCTTTAAAAATAGTGATACTGCCGCCCTGGTATAAAACGTGGTGGGCATACCTCTGCTACTTTGTTATTGGTGCCGTTTTGGTATACTATTACCTTCGCTATAAAAGCAATCAGGCAAGGCTTAAGTACGAAATACGCATAGCCAATATATCTGCCGAAAAAGAGAAAGAACTGGTAGAAAAGAAGCTTTCATTCTTTACCAATATATCACATGAGTTTCGTACGCCGCTTACACTCATCATAAATCCGGTAAAGGAGATGATCGCCAATAATAACGATGAGACCGATAACATCAACAACCTGCATCTTATCTACCGCAACTCAAGAAGGTTACTTAGCCTGGTAGATCACCTCCTTCTGTTCAGAAAGGCAGATACCGACGGCGACAAGCTCAAAGTAGTTAAGCTTAATTTTGTGAATCTTTGCCGCGAAGTTTTCCTTTGCTTTAGCTTTCAGGCTAAAACCAAAAACATCAATTTCAATCTCGAGTGCAGCTTAGAGACTATAGAACTTTACGCGGATAGAGAAAAGATGGAAATTGTGCTGTTTAACCTTCTTTCTAATGCAATTAAATTCACACCAAAAGGTGGCAGTGTATGTTGTACCCTTACCGAAGATGAAAAAGGCGTAAACCTTTACATTAAAGATAGTGGCGCAGGCATACCGCCAGGCACCGGCGATCAGCTTTTCGACAGGTTTTATCAGGTACAGGACGCAGCGCAGTCACAGCCCGGCTTCGGGATAGGGCTTTACCTCGTAAAAATGTTTATAAACAGCCACAAAGGGGCAATCAGTTATGAAAGTAAACCTGGTGACGGCACTACATTTAAAATTGAGCTCCTAAAGGGCAAGGAACATTTTGGAAGCGCTTTTGTATTTGAAGACGTAGTGGAAACATCAGTTTTCCTGGATGAACTGATGGATTTTAACGAGCCGGAAACAGTTGTTTTAGAAAGCATTAACACGGTAAAGGTAAACACCTATGATACTTTGCTGGCAGCCAAAAATACCATGCTTATCATAGAAGATAACCTACAGATAAGGCAGTATGTAAAACAAATTTTTCAAGCAGAATTTGAGGTATTTGAAGCAGACAACGGGCTTGATGGCTTCGAAATGGCAAGTAAACTTATCCCATCCATTATCATTTGCGATGTTATGATGGATGGAATAAGCGGTATTGAGTTGTGCAGCCGGGTAAAAGAAGATGTCGCGCTGAATAATATTCCCGTAATTTTATTGACCGCCAGTACCCTGCCGGAGATAAGGCTGAAAGGTATAGAGGGCGGCGCCGACGATTACATAACAAAACCCTTCGAGAAGGAGGTATTAATTGCCAGGGTTCACGGTCTTTTAAGGAATAAAGAAAACCTGCACAAATACTTTTATAACGAGATTACTTTTAAGACGAACGACTTTAAAATATCAGCTGATTATAAAGAATTTTTAGAGAAGTGTATCAAAATTGTAGAGGAACATCTTGAAGACAGAGATTTCTGCATTAAAGATGTGGCTGACAGGATTGGAATGAGCCATTCTAACTTCTATAAAAAGATTAAATGTATATCGGGCAGTTCTGCAAATGAGTTCATCAGGTTTGTACGCCTGCGCAAATCTGCAGAGCTTATGATCACTACAGACTGCTCTGTTGCCGAGGCCGCCTACAAAGTGGGCATTAATGATAAAAAATATTTCAGGGAAAAGTTCAGTAAGCTTTTCGGGCTTAACCCGTCGGACTATATCAAAAAGTTCAGGCAGCCTTATCACAACCAAAACGTGCGCAGTATAGCCAATAGTCGGCGCAACTCCTAA
- a CDS encoding glycosyltransferase family 1 protein, producing the protein MKIINSNTEKDQVRSIYNTLPANLICFSHLRWDFVYQRPQHLLTRLSKVFNIFFIEEPICDATDNEYYEYLTRGNNLVLMVPHIKAGLNAEETKTILKSMFDGFMKNKDLSEYAFWYYTPMALDFSRKYSPDLIIFDCMDELSAFKFAPEELKNLEKEMLSKADVVFTGGHSLYEAKKNQHANIHAFPSSIEKEHFARAREITECPEDQAHISGPKLGFYGVIDERFDIELIRDIANARPEWQICLIGPVVKVDPETLPRNKNIHYLGPKSYQQLPEYLAHWDIALIPFMLNESTKFISPTKTPEYLAGGKPVISTPIKDVINPYGKNSLVHIANDAQGFIEAAEMELSNNQKAKWLSKVDSHLKQNSWDKTCSNMLHLAKEVINRKAYSSIAQ; encoded by the coding sequence ATGAAGATTATAAACAGTAACACTGAGAAAGACCAGGTAAGGAGCATTTACAATACCTTACCAGCCAACCTTATCTGTTTCTCTCACCTGCGCTGGGATTTTGTTTATCAGCGACCACAACACCTGCTAACACGCCTGTCAAAGGTTTTTAACATATTTTTTATTGAAGAACCAATTTGCGATGCCACTGACAATGAATACTATGAATACCTCACAAGGGGTAACAACCTTGTTTTAATGGTTCCGCATATTAAGGCTGGCCTTAATGCCGAAGAAACTAAAACGATATTAAAATCAATGTTCGACGGGTTTATGAAAAACAAAGACCTATCTGAATATGCATTTTGGTATTACACTCCTATGGCGCTTGATTTCAGCCGTAAATACTCTCCTGATCTGATCATATTTGATTGCATGGACGAATTATCAGCATTTAAGTTTGCGCCGGAGGAATTAAAGAATCTTGAAAAAGAAATGCTGAGCAAGGCGGATGTAGTATTCACAGGCGGTCATTCTTTGTACGAAGCAAAAAAGAATCAGCATGCCAATATACATGCTTTTCCTAGTAGTATAGAGAAAGAACACTTTGCGAGAGCGAGGGAAATAACTGAATGTCCGGAAGATCAGGCGCACATCAGCGGACCGAAACTTGGTTTCTACGGCGTAATTGATGAACGCTTTGATATTGAATTAATAAGAGATATTGCTAACGCACGTCCTGAGTGGCAAATATGCCTGATAGGCCCGGTGGTTAAGGTTGATCCTGAGACGCTACCCCGCAACAAGAACATCCATTACCTTGGTCCAAAAAGCTACCAGCAATTACCAGAATACCTGGCACACTGGGACATTGCACTAATCCCTTTCATGCTGAACGAATCTACAAAGTTCATCAGTCCAACAAAAACTCCTGAATACCTGGCTGGCGGCAAACCAGTTATATCAACTCCGATTAAGGATGTAATAAATCCTTATGGCAAGAACAGCCTGGTGCACATTGCAAATGATGCACAAGGATTTATTGAAGCAGCTGAAATGGAATTAAGCAACAACCAGAAAGCGAAATGGCTGTCCAAAGTTGACTCTCATTTGAAACAAAACTCATGGGATAAAACCTGCAGCAACATGCTTCATCTAGCAAAAGAAGTGATCAACAGGAAAGCTTATTCATCAATCGCACAGTAA
- a CDS encoding DUF421 domain-containing protein gives MKKEAIHFDDIYRILIGNAPPIFLLEVFLRTLVIYVTLLFAIRWLGKRMSGQLTIMELAVMLTLGAIICVPMQIPDRGLLQGIVLLICAVWLQRGVSYLGVKSTKIEDFTQGKLSMLIKNGVLELDELRINRISHNQLFSQLRQLNVFNLGELDRVYLEANGVYSIFKSDEPRPGLPILHVDDAEIVEKQQHAGNNENENKPLQACTNCGNVQPEQTVARCGVCGNDNWIKAIV, from the coding sequence ATGAAAAAAGAGGCCATTCACTTTGATGACATCTATCGCATACTTATAGGTAACGCTCCACCCATCTTTCTTTTAGAAGTGTTCTTGCGTACGCTGGTTATCTACGTAACCCTCCTGTTCGCTATTAGATGGCTTGGCAAACGCATGAGCGGTCAGTTAACTATTATGGAACTGGCGGTAATGCTTACGCTCGGTGCTATCATTTGTGTGCCAATGCAAATACCGGACAGAGGCTTATTACAAGGAATTGTATTACTTATCTGCGCGGTCTGGCTTCAAAGGGGAGTAAGTTATCTTGGTGTCAAAAGCACTAAAATTGAAGACTTCACCCAGGGTAAGCTAAGCATGCTTATAAAAAACGGTGTGCTTGAGCTGGATGAACTCAGAATAAACCGCATTTCTCACAACCAGCTATTTTCTCAACTACGTCAGCTCAACGTATTTAACTTGGGTGAACTGGACAGAGTTTACCTGGAGGCAAATGGTGTTTACAGCATATTTAAATCTGATGAACCAAGGCCCGGCTTGCCGATACTACATGTTGATGACGCAGAAATTGTTGAGAAACAACAACATGCAGGGAATAACGAAAATGAGAACAAACCGCTACAGGCTTGTACCAATTGCGGCAACGTACAGCCCGAACAAACAGTAGCCAGGTGCGGGGTATGCGGCAACGATAATTGGATTAAAGCAATAGTATAA